The nucleotide sequence ATCCCTCATAAAAATGTCTGTAACCACCAGGCAACGCAGAAAAAGAAACAGAATCCGGTCCGTTGCCATTATTAAGCCAACCAGACTGGGACTTGAGCACCCTGCCAGCATAGATTTGTCCTCCCAACACCTTGAACAGGACTCTCCAATCTGTAGAATCAGGCAAGTGCCAGCCATCGGGACAGATCCCCTGAACCGGCGATTTCAGAGAACATTTCATATCATCCCCACAACCAGTCTTCACGGAATCCATTGCCGCAGCCCAGGTGTACAGGCGTCCCGTCACCTCGCAGTTGGCGGCAACATCCTTGAAGCACCAGCTCCTGCCCTTGAGGCTAGGAGTCGCGACACTGTCGGCATAGTTCAGGTTCTCCGCCATCCAGGTCTGTTCGCCTATGGTTACGGTCATATATGTCTTGTTGTCGCGAGTGTCAATCATTGTACCGTAGTCATAGTCAGGATTCATGCGGGCTTTCTTCGGCACGTTCCAGCTCCAGCCATCGGAAATTTCGTCATCTTCTACCGGGAGCGATGTCGTACAGGCCACAAAGAAAAGAGCGGTGAGACCTGCGAGTAAAAGCTTGAAAACGGGTTTGTTCATGCAAGAAATATATATTCTTTTCCACGCTTTTGCTATTTTTGCGGCATAAATAACCTCGGGACTAGATCCTTCGACTCCGAGCCTTCGGCTCTCCGCTCAGGATGACACATCCCGAAACCAGCAATTCTAATAACTAGTAACTAATAACTAAGAACTAAAATCATGGACATTAACGAACTCGCACAAAAGCACATCTTGAACCAGCCGCTCTACGTGA is from Fibrobacter sp. and encodes:
- a CDS encoding fibrobacter succinogenes major paralogous domain-containing protein, with the translated sequence MNKPVFKLLLAGLTALFFVACTTSLPVEDDEISDGWSWNVPKKARMNPDYDYGTMIDTRDNKTYMTVTIGEQTWMAENLNYADSVATPSLKGRSWCFKDVAANCEVTGRLYTWAAAMDSVKTGCGDDMKCSLKSPVQGICPDGWHLPDSTDWRVLFKVLGGQIYAGRVLKSQSGWLNNGNGPDSVSFSALPGGYRHFYEGFLEDGRYAYFWCSTDRIGGINANYMDLCHFDTAAFLEYGYKVNGYSVRCLRNSF